The Candidatus Limnocylindrales bacterium genome includes a window with the following:
- a CDS encoding BREX system ATP-binding domain-containing protein: protein MNLRRRGFATSWFEDAHADDCDVMRVATIAARPLSQQRCRHGMMRAGIATMTPFVGRARELELLAADLAAVRSGAGRFTLIIGEPGIGKTRLADRVASMAAAQDFDVHWGRCWQGGGAPVFWPWLQLLRSCRERALPPDDAGRVAWATARVDALLHQGEPREEAGAALDVDQARFRLFDAVASFLHAHARSRPLVLVLDDLHDADDASLLLLHFLARDLRRSPILMLGTCREAEIRRSASLTTAFAALARESHSHLLRGFARHELEEFLDIVSDATFDSGLRDDVCRITEGNPFFVDEVTKALLARPTDAARTRMEIPFTVKEFIRQRLEPLEERARRLLEAAAVLGREFDGRLLARAVSQPVEECRALLEHVTREGLVEAADSQGRAWRFVHMLIRETLREDQEPPAARELHLRIAGLLSEDRQRGVPVRMAGVAYHLVEALPLADPSIVLAALLDSAREGMSTLAFEEAARDFARAIDLLEQGSTASTPDASQAVALAAILVEYGQALRYGGQLGKARETFRRAASLLRQHCGGSGTDMAIRDCFARAALGFGKVSETGTIDDELVALLKEALALFDGADSALHASLLARLAMALYFVPGSTECVVLGQRAVTMAERTGDARAHADALVAQHFVLWRPGTAPERLRVAESLIALCARVNEKEAALEARLWRIADLIELGQVPRARIEHESYDADAEAARLPVHRWHAAMLRSTFAFLEGRSDDAQREADNALAIGLSAELPNARVFHLAQVLQLRTAERRMPLLQAPLRRTADALPLMPIWTVCAAEAALAAGSEPDARRDYERFAAHGFASVPRDGLWLATIAVLSRLAVGLGDREGGACLRELLLPFRDAWVVSVTAISVPGPVRFFLGLLFELTGDREVAIGHLEAAAEFGRVVRCRSVVDECERELSRLVATAELGALSARALSPGEAVFHRGTDFWTLAAGGHALRLRDSKGLRYLHYLIENPEKEFHVFDLVAAVEGSLPSASSAFDEELMPGREGDTGPIVDAAALSAYRNRLREIDSDLAAAEAFHDTGRVDLLKAEREFVTREIAAAMGLGGRRRGSGSPSEQVRVRVTKVIGLAMRRIAEANPVLGRVLAREIRTGTFCTYRPDPDRPIRWITRAE from the coding sequence ATGAATCTTCGTCGCCGCGGGTTCGCGACGTCGTGGTTCGAAGATGCGCATGCCGACGATTGCGACGTCATGCGGGTCGCGACGATCGCCGCACGTCCGCTCTCGCAGCAGCGATGCCGTCATGGAATGATGCGTGCGGGGATTGCGACGATGACGCCATTCGTAGGACGTGCGCGCGAGCTCGAGCTGCTCGCCGCCGATCTCGCAGCGGTGCGCTCGGGCGCCGGCCGCTTTACTCTGATCATCGGCGAGCCCGGTATCGGAAAGACCCGCCTCGCCGATCGTGTGGCTTCGATGGCCGCCGCTCAGGATTTCGACGTGCACTGGGGCAGATGCTGGCAGGGAGGCGGCGCTCCGGTGTTCTGGCCGTGGCTGCAGCTGCTTCGTTCGTGCCGCGAGCGCGCGCTGCCGCCCGACGATGCGGGCCGCGTTGCGTGGGCGACCGCACGCGTCGATGCGCTGCTTCATCAAGGCGAACCGCGCGAAGAGGCCGGCGCAGCACTCGACGTCGATCAGGCGCGCTTCCGTCTCTTCGATGCCGTCGCCAGTTTTCTGCACGCGCACGCCCGCTCGCGGCCGCTGGTACTGGTGCTCGACGACCTTCACGATGCCGACGACGCTTCGCTATTGCTGCTCCACTTCCTGGCTCGCGATCTCCGCCGCTCGCCCATCCTCATGCTCGGCACCTGCCGCGAGGCCGAGATCCGTCGTTCCGCGTCACTGACGACTGCTTTCGCCGCGCTGGCCCGCGAGAGCCATAGCCATCTTCTCAGAGGCTTCGCGCGCCACGAGCTCGAAGAGTTTCTGGATATCGTCAGCGATGCGACGTTCGATTCGGGTCTTCGCGACGATGTCTGCAGGATCACCGAAGGCAATCCGTTTTTCGTCGACGAGGTGACCAAAGCCCTGCTTGCACGCCCGACCGATGCCGCACGCACCCGCATGGAAATTCCTTTCACCGTCAAGGAATTCATCCGGCAGAGACTCGAGCCGCTGGAAGAACGGGCGCGGCGTCTGCTCGAGGCAGCCGCCGTGCTGGGACGCGAGTTCGATGGCCGACTACTTGCCCGCGCCGTCTCGCAGCCTGTCGAGGAATGCCGCGCGCTGCTCGAGCACGTGACGCGCGAAGGTCTCGTCGAAGCAGCCGACAGCCAGGGCCGCGCGTGGCGATTCGTGCACATGCTGATTCGCGAAACCCTGCGCGAGGACCAGGAGCCGCCGGCGGCACGGGAGCTTCATCTGCGTATCGCGGGCCTGCTTTCCGAGGATCGGCAACGCGGGGTGCCCGTTCGCATGGCCGGTGTGGCGTATCATCTGGTGGAAGCCTTGCCGCTTGCAGATCCGTCGATCGTGCTGGCGGCGCTCCTCGACTCGGCTCGAGAAGGGATGTCCACCCTCGCGTTCGAGGAAGCTGCGCGCGACTTCGCCCGCGCGATCGACTTGCTCGAGCAGGGCTCAACCGCCTCGACGCCGGACGCTTCGCAGGCCGTCGCGCTTGCCGCGATCCTGGTCGAGTACGGACAAGCGTTGCGCTACGGCGGCCAGCTTGGAAAGGCTCGCGAGACGTTCCGGCGTGCCGCATCGCTGCTGAGACAACACTGCGGCGGGTCGGGCACCGACATGGCGATCCGCGACTGCTTCGCGCGCGCGGCGCTCGGATTCGGCAAGGTCAGCGAAACCGGAACCATCGACGACGAGCTCGTCGCGCTGCTTAAGGAAGCACTTGCTCTGTTCGATGGCGCCGACTCCGCACTTCACGCGAGCCTTCTGGCGAGACTTGCAATGGCGCTCTACTTCGTCCCCGGATCGACCGAGTGCGTCGTGCTCGGCCAGCGCGCCGTTACGATGGCCGAGCGGACCGGAGACGCGCGCGCGCATGCCGATGCGCTGGTCGCGCAGCATTTCGTCCTTTGGAGACCGGGGACCGCGCCCGAGCGCCTGCGCGTGGCGGAATCGCTCATCGCGCTTTGCGCTCGCGTCAACGAGAAAGAGGCCGCGCTCGAGGCCAGGCTGTGGCGCATCGCCGATCTGATCGAGCTCGGGCAGGTCCCGCGAGCGCGGATCGAGCACGAGTCGTACGACGCCGATGCTGAGGCTGCCCGGCTGCCTGTTCACCGCTGGCACGCGGCGATGCTCCGGTCCACGTTCGCGTTCCTCGAAGGACGCTCCGACGACGCGCAGCGCGAAGCCGACAATGCGCTCGCGATCGGATTGAGCGCCGAGCTTCCCAACGCAAGAGTGTTCCATCTTGCGCAGGTGCTGCAGCTGCGTACCGCCGAAAGACGCATGCCGCTGCTTCAGGCGCCGCTCCGGCGCACTGCCGATGCGCTGCCTCTGATGCCGATCTGGACCGTCTGTGCGGCCGAGGCGGCTCTCGCTGCGGGCAGCGAGCCGGATGCGCGTCGGGATTACGAGCGATTCGCTGCACACGGGTTCGCGTCAGTGCCTCGCGACGGACTATGGCTGGCGACGATCGCCGTGCTGTCGCGTCTTGCCGTCGGGCTCGGCGATCGCGAAGGCGGTGCATGCCTCCGCGAGCTGCTGCTTCCATTCCGCGATGCATGGGTCGTGTCGGTCACCGCGATTTCCGTTCCAGGGCCGGTACGGTTCTTCCTCGGCCTGCTTTTCGAATTGACAGGCGATCGAGAGGTAGCGATCGGTCATCTCGAAGCGGCTGCGGAGTTTGGGCGCGTCGTTCGCTGCCGCAGCGTGGTCGACGAGTGCGAACGGGAATTGTCGCGTCTCGTGGCGACGGCGGAGCTCGGCGCTTTATCGGCTCGCGCACTCTCCCCGGGTGAAGCCGTGTTCCATCGCGGCACCGATTTCTGGACGCTCGCCGCCGGCGGTCATGCGTTGCGGCTGCGAGACAGCAAGGGGCTGCGGTACCTGCACTACCTGATCGAGAATCCTGAGAAGGAGTTCCACGTGTTCGACCTCGTGGCCGCCGTCGAGGGTTCGCTGCCGTCGGCATCGAGCGCATTCGACGAAGAGCTGATGCCGGGACGCGAGGGCGACACCGGCCCGATCGTCGACGCGGCTGCCCTATCCGCCTACAGGAACCGGCTGCGCGAGATCGATTCCGATCTCGCAGCGGCAGAGGCGTTCCATGACACCGGTCGCGTCGATCTGTTGAAGGCGGAACGCGAGTTCGTCACGCGAGAGATTGCCGCCGCGATGGGCCTCGGCGGCCGGCGTCGCGGCAGCGGCTCGCCGAGCGAACAGGTGCGCGTGCGCGTGACGAAGGTGATCGGTCTGGCGATGCGCAGGATTGCGGAGGCGAATCCCGTGCTGGGGCGCGTGCTGGCGCGGGAGATTCGGACGGGGACGTTCTGTACGTATCGGCCGGATCCGGATCGGCCGATACGGTGGATTACGCGGGCGGAATAG
- a CDS encoding DUF1800 domain-containing protein → MSVSVFLFALTLLLPTLAMAASVVVSPATVTLPVSGSRTFVAAVSGLASSAVTWEVNGHPGGSLQEGLVTTAGVYTAPKALTVAPTVVTLTARSMADATVTGSSIVTVRNQVPWLTSVTPSALTAGSAFTIDVVGSRFVPGAQVFLGTTALTTTFLGDTQLQASGSLSASQLGGLNLHVENPGPVSSTDLALVIVPAASPGSINPDTLAAIRFLQQATFGPTDPDIAEVQQIGIDAWIAKQMNPALTPPSVMPDGLTVSQVPTEWIRQMAMAPDQLRLRVAFALSQLFVVSMNKNTNGEELSPYVRLLANNAFGNFRTLLQEVTLSPTMGKYLDMVNSKKPAINGMSGANENYPRELMQLFTIGTYKLDQDGFASLDAAGHTIATYDQDVVRNLANAFTGWVYPTLPGKVTGPNNPANFNGWMTSYDPSHDKSQKTIFDGIVVPYGMTASAELSFVLDRLFQHPNVPPFFATRIIRSLVTSNPSPEYIERVADVFVNNGQGVRGDLAAVIKAVLTDAEARQDTPTSTQGRLKDPMLHVLGLVRALGGQVIDASQVLYLFLGLGEEPLAPLSVFSFYSPLAAFPKHPELYGPEFQIFTPAMAIQRANFIYTLLTGQLSTAFTLDITPFVTAAPNATNLVNLVDARLFHGAMSLPLRQAILNDCYVVTDPKQRAIGALYIAAISSEYAVIR, encoded by the coding sequence GTGTCTGTCTCCGTTTTCTTATTCGCACTGACGCTGCTGCTCCCGACCCTCGCAATGGCGGCATCCGTCGTGGTCTCTCCGGCAACCGTCACGCTGCCCGTCAGCGGCAGCCGCACGTTTGTCGCGGCGGTCTCCGGCCTCGCTAGCAGCGCGGTCACATGGGAAGTCAACGGTCATCCGGGCGGCAGCTTGCAGGAAGGCCTTGTCACGACCGCTGGCGTCTACACCGCGCCGAAGGCGCTCACCGTGGCGCCGACGGTTGTCACCTTGACCGCTCGTTCGATGGCCGACGCGACGGTCACGGGCTCATCGATCGTCACCGTGCGGAACCAGGTTCCCTGGCTTACGTCGGTGACTCCGAGCGCGCTCACGGCCGGCAGCGCGTTCACCATCGACGTCGTCGGCAGCCGCTTCGTTCCCGGCGCGCAGGTCTTTCTCGGAACCACGGCGCTGACGACGACATTTCTCGGCGACACGCAGCTTCAGGCGAGCGGCAGCCTCAGCGCGAGCCAGCTCGGCGGTCTCAACCTGCACGTCGAAAACCCCGGGCCGGTAAGCTCGACGGACCTGGCGCTGGTCATCGTTCCCGCGGCTTCGCCCGGCTCCATCAATCCGGACACGCTCGCCGCCATCCGTTTCCTGCAGCAGGCGACGTTCGGGCCAACCGATCCGGACATCGCCGAAGTACAGCAGATCGGCATCGACGCGTGGATCGCCAAGCAGATGAATCCGGCGCTTACGCCGCCTTCGGTCATGCCGGACGGTCTCACTGTGTCTCAGGTGCCGACCGAATGGATCCGCCAGATGGCGATGGCCCCCGACCAGCTTCGACTGCGCGTCGCCTTTGCGCTGTCGCAGCTGTTCGTCGTCTCGATGAACAAGAATACCAACGGCGAGGAGCTAAGCCCGTACGTACGGCTGCTCGCGAACAACGCGTTCGGCAACTTCCGCACGCTGCTCCAGGAAGTCACGCTGAGCCCGACGATGGGCAAGTACCTGGACATGGTGAACAGCAAGAAGCCGGCGATAAACGGCATGTCGGGCGCCAACGAAAACTATCCGCGCGAGTTGATGCAGCTGTTCACGATCGGAACCTACAAGCTCGACCAGGACGGATTCGCGTCGCTCGACGCGGCCGGCCACACGATCGCGACCTACGATCAGGACGTCGTGCGAAACCTTGCCAATGCGTTCACGGGCTGGGTGTATCCGACGCTGCCGGGCAAGGTGACGGGACCCAACAATCCGGCGAACTTCAACGGCTGGATGACCTCGTACGATCCGAGCCACGACAAATCGCAGAAGACGATCTTCGACGGGATCGTCGTGCCGTACGGCATGACCGCGAGCGCCGAGCTGAGCTTCGTGCTCGATCGCCTGTTCCAGCACCCGAACGTCCCGCCGTTCTTCGCCACGCGGATCATCCGCAGCCTCGTGACGAGCAATCCGAGCCCCGAGTACATCGAGCGCGTGGCGGATGTGTTCGTGAACAACGGACAAGGCGTTCGCGGCGACCTGGCGGCCGTCATCAAGGCCGTGCTGACCGATGCCGAAGCACGGCAGGACACTCCGACCTCCACGCAGGGGCGCCTCAAGGATCCGATGCTGCACGTGCTCGGGCTGGTGCGTGCGCTTGGCGGGCAGGTGATCGATGCGAGCCAGGTGCTCTACCTGTTCCTTGGGCTCGGCGAAGAACCGCTGGCGCCGCTCAGCGTGTTCTCGTTCTACTCGCCGCTTGCCGCGTTCCCGAAACACCCGGAGCTCTACGGACCGGAGTTCCAGATCTTCACGCCGGCCATGGCGATCCAGCGTGCGAACTTCATTTATACGTTGCTCACCGGGCAGCTCAGCACCGCGTTCACGCTCGACATCACGCCGTTCGTGACGGCGGCGCCGAATGCGACGAACCTGGTCAACCTGGTCGACGCCAGGCTCTTCCACGGCGCCATGTCGCTGCCGCTCCGGCAGGCGATCCTGAACGACTGCTACGTCGTCACCGATCCCAAGCAGCGCGCCATCGGTGCTCTCTACATTGCCGCGATCTCCAGCGAGTACGCGGTCATTCGCTGA